The following proteins come from a genomic window of Amphiura filiformis chromosome 16, Afil_fr2py, whole genome shotgun sequence:
- the LOC140172646 gene encoding LOW QUALITY PROTEIN: UDP-glucuronosyltransferase 2C1-like (The sequence of the model RefSeq protein was modified relative to this genomic sequence to represent the inferred CDS: deleted 2 bases in 1 codon): MMKNLTVSLAGVLSQVICFYTLRSVYAYDFLIHGGDGSGSHYYVATAIGKELVYRGNNVTILVSDMYADSASNQDDNAHLFDFIVYKSVVTAREYQHLMTMIVETAIYGDMISMIKVIEIGNVLVFDQCKSILVDEAIVHRLRLQKFDFIIGDHWWACIALVAQLLDTPFALLSPTAVSMSLQSQAHVCPTNPAYIPELVSGLDAKMNFIERVSNTLILSVNFIAYRRCFSPYDQLKVDLNIEPESSTMEALGKAELFFVNTNFVLDFSRPFMPNMVPVGGLTTKPSSPLNEHTIVGLILILPILPSLHGFDFLILGGDGSGSHYYVATAIGRELAHRGNNVTVLVSDMYASDGTQRDDADLFSIYVYKSLVTEERFQSLLADIVHVSLYGDLMSLLKTNSLVEDLMRDQCESILIDTNVLDRLRRQKFDLIIGDFWYICVGLVAQYLDVPFALLTPASISMSIMSEVNACPTDPAFIPDMITGLDQKMNFMERVTNTLTVSMNLYMNRRMYSHYDQFKIKYNIKPDITTFKTLGHAELWFINADFALEFPRPLMPHVVPVGGLTTKPAKQLPKELESFVQSSEDGVIIFSLGSYCSITEQSMADMFGEAISQVSQKVIWKRRKEPQRIPSNVKMMDVIPQNDLLGHPKTRLLIYQCGINGIFEALYHGVPIICIPIFFDQFDNAQRVASRGIGLRLDIRTLTSKELLDAINTVLGDESFKSNVVKLSAIFRDDPKTPAQRAADWAEFAARHNGTKHLRSAAHDLTFIQYHLIDVWAFIIGCIVLFVGLLITCCRFTLRLLCGSSKKVKKE, from the exons ATGATGAAGAATTTGACTGTGTCATTAGCTGGGGTGTTGTCGCAAGTAATATGTTTCTATACACTTCGTTCGGTTTACGCgtatgattttcttattcatggTGGAGATGGCAGTGGAAGTCATTACTATGTTGCAACTGCGATAGGAAAAGAGTTGGTCTATAGAGGCAACAATGTCACTATACTTGTCAGCGATATGTATGCCGATTCGGCGTCCAACCAGGACGATAATGCACATCTATTTGATTTCATCGTTTATAAGTCTGTGGTAACGGCGAGAGAATATCAGCATTTGATGACAATGATAGTTGAAACGGCTATATATGGTGACATGATCTCAATGATAAAGGTCATCGAAATAGGTAACGTTTTGGTTTTCGATCAATGCAAATCCATACTGGTTGACGAAGCCATAGTTCATCGACTTCGGCTACAAAAGTTTGACTTCATCATTGGTGATCATTGGTGGGCCTGCATCGCGCTGGTGGCGCAACTTCTAGACACTCCATTTGCTCTTCTGTCGCCAACTGCAGTGAGCATGTCACTACAATCTCAGGCCCATGTTTGTCCTACAAATCCAGCATATATTCCCGAACTAGTTTCTGGTCTTGATGCAAAAATGAATTTCATTGAACGTGTTTCAAATACTTTAATTCTAAGTGTGAATTTCATAGCGTATAGACGTTGCTTCTCACCTTACGATCAGTTAAAGGTTGATCTTAACATTGAACCAGAATCGTCCACGATGGAGGCTTTAGGCAAAGCTGAATTATTTTTCGTCAATACTAACTTTGTGCTGGATTTCTCGCGGCCTTTTATGCCAAACATGGTGCCGGTTGGAGGATTAACAACAAAACCATCAAGCCCACTAAACGAG CACACAATAGTAGGATTGATTCTTATTTTACCTATCCTTCCTTCACTTCATGGATTTGATTTTCTAATTCTTGGTGGAGATGGCAGTGGAAGTCATTACTATGTTGCAACTGCAATTGGTAGAGAATTGGCACATAGAGGCAACAATGTTACTGTGCTTGTCAGCGATATGTACGCAAGTGACGGAACTCAACGGGATGATGCAGATTTGTTCAGCATTTACGTTTACAAGTCGTTAGTAACTGAAGAACGTTTTCAGAGTTTATTGGCTGACATTGTTCACGTTTCCTTATACGGAGATTTAATGTCACTATTAAAAACCAACTCTTTGGTTGAAGATTTGATGCGTGACCAGTGTGAATCCATTCTAATAGATACCAATGTACTTGATCGCCTTCGACGACaaaaatttgatttgataatCGGAGATTTTTGGTATATATGCGTAGGTTTGGTTGCGCAGTATTTAGATGTTCCATTCGCGCTGTTAACCCCTGCTTCCATCAGTATGTCAATAATGTCTGAAGTCAATGCTTGTCCAACAGATCCAGCGTTTATACCAGATATGATAACCGGATTAGATCAAAAAATGAACTTTATGGAACGGGTTACAAATACACTAACCGTGTCAATGAATTTGTACATGAATAGGCGTATGTATTCACATTatgatcaatttaaaattaaatataacaTTAAGCCTGATATCACAACATTCAAGACTTTGGGACATGCTGAACTATGGTTTATAAATGCAGATTTTGCTCTAGAATTTCCTAGACCTCTGATGCCGCATGTTGTACCGGTTGGTGGTTTGACAACCAAACCAGCAAAACAACTACCAaag GAACTAGAATCGTTCGTGCAAAGTTCCGAAGATGGTGTGATCATCTTCTCCTTAGGGAGTTACTGTTCTATAACTGAGCAATCTATGGCGGATATGTTTGGCGAGGCTATTTCACAAGTATCACAGAAAGTCATCTGGAAACGT AGGAAAGAACCCCAAAGAATACCGTCCAATGTCAAAATGATGGATGTTATACCCCAAAATGATCTTTTAG GTCATCCCAAGACTCGACTTCTCATTTACCAATGTGGCATTAATGGCATCTTCGAGGCACTCTACCACGGTGTACCAATCATCTGTATACCAATTTTCTTCGACCAGTTTGACAACGCTCAACGTGTAGCTTCTAGAGGCATAGGACTCCGACTAGATATAAGGACGCTGACTAGTAAAGAACTCCTGGATGCTATAAATACCGTGCTTGGTGATGAAAG CTTTAAATCCAACGTGGTAAAATTGTCTGCGATATTTCGCGATGATCCCAAGACTCCTGCTCAACGAGCTGCCGACTGGGCCGAGTTTGCTGCAAGACACAATGGCACGAAGCATCTACGATCAGCAGCACATGATTTAACCTTTATACAGTATCATTTGATAGACGTTTGGGCATTTATTATTGGGTGTATAGTTTTATTCGTAGGTTTGCTTATAACTTGTTGTCGGTTTACCTTACGGCTTTTATGCGGTTCATCTAAAAAGGTTAAAAAGGAGTAA